In the Streptomyces sp. BHT-5-2 genome, one interval contains:
- a CDS encoding 3-oxoacyl-ACP reductase family protein, which produces MEFAGQVALVTGGSRGIGRAIAVRLAEEGCAVALNYRSATAEAEQVAEQIAKLGRKVELYQGDISDPEVPRRIVSDVRAAFGRIDVLVNNAGITRDELLVNQRLSDIEDVLRTNLVAPMLTVQAVAPAMLRQRYGRIVNISSSSAAKPGRGQSNYAAAKGGLESFTKAMAVELASRNILVNAVAPGVINTEMTDTIRAHGEDEIMSRLLLKKYAEPETIADAVAYLASPRNTYTTGEVLHVDGGLKMA; this is translated from the coding sequence ATGGAATTCGCAGGCCAGGTGGCACTGGTGACCGGCGGCAGCCGGGGCATCGGCCGCGCCATCGCGGTCAGGCTGGCGGAGGAGGGCTGCGCCGTCGCCCTCAACTACCGCAGCGCGACGGCGGAGGCGGAACAGGTCGCCGAGCAGATCGCCAAGCTGGGCCGGAAGGTCGAGCTGTACCAGGGGGACATCTCCGACCCCGAGGTGCCGCGGCGGATCGTCTCCGACGTCCGCGCCGCCTTCGGACGGATCGACGTCCTGGTCAACAACGCCGGGATCACCCGCGACGAACTGCTGGTCAACCAGCGGCTCTCGGACATCGAGGACGTGCTGCGCACCAACCTCGTCGCCCCCATGCTCACCGTCCAGGCGGTGGCGCCCGCGATGCTGCGGCAGCGCTACGGTCGGATCGTCAACATCTCCTCCTCGTCCGCCGCCAAGCCCGGCCGCGGGCAGTCCAACTACGCGGCGGCCAAGGGCGGTCTGGAGTCCTTCACCAAGGCGATGGCGGTGGAGCTGGCCTCCCGGAACATCCTCGTCAACGCGGTCGCCCCCGGCGTCATCAACACCGAGATGACCGACACCATCCGCGCCCACGGCGAGGACGAGATCATGAGCCGGCTGCTGCTGAAGAAGTACGCCGAACCCGAGACGATCGCCGACGCCGTGGCGTACCTCGCGAGCCCGCGCAACACCTACACCACGGGCGAGGTACTGCACGTCGACGGCGGCCTGAAGATGGCGTGA
- a CDS encoding aminotransferase class III-fold pyridoxal phosphate-dependent enzyme encodes MSTTSAFTEFVQPQMGRVFTALGLDVEYERAEGNTLYHRDDQGDLVPVLDLMGGYGSLILGHNHPEIVAHAKGLLDRNRAVHAQFSLRGEAGRLGAALSDVVRRETGIKEPYLATFGNSGAEAVEAAVKHAELVRVTKAAALAEETAAHLEAARDAVRRGAATVDPDAYQLPALQGQVAPAAGIEGLLAAIGAHNGAALATKPLFLALERSFHGKLVGSVQLTYNTGFRAPFQNLGTRVRFVPMDRPELLDRIAEDERVVLLDTEVEDGRVRVVERDFPAITAFMVEPVQGEGGIHALTAEQGRAIRLFCNKVGTALIVDEVQSGMGRCGAFLASSLIGLRGDYYTLSKSLGGGVAKISAMLVRRSLYQGEFDLIHSSTFAMDDFSSSVARKVVEMLEADDGKVYRRVAERGERLVEMLADLKSAYPDVIEDIRGKGLFVGVQLREQGEARSMVLRGSAYTGALGYLLSGYLLRQERIRIAPTGSAGNVLRIQPSAFLTDEEIERLRGALDRLCRILRYEDTLHLVHPASDRTIPKPRAEIRDFRGAVEGYEQGAPRPVTGPVRKVAFVNHLITPAHLRQVDPALADLSDAALRSFVLGMDPVKKAAPYPGVRIDSPLGSAVEFALYPLMVGSEQMGGYLASGDVAGIRADVEERVQAAREDGCEVAGLGMYTSIVTNNCTSLNVPGIALTSGNALTVAMGVQAMERGARDRGFAVGDATLAVVGAAGNIASVYSQLFAEKLSRIVLVGSRRDGSARRLRHTVHGIYQEAWARITEGGELAGIPARLTEEPLIAKWLADGASAEDPDDADRGQEIAAYLEERYGQDPFLTVTQDTDALHKAQLVLCASNSPEPFLTGEHFASDAVVCDIAVPNNAVPDLAAQRPDLAYMLGGIVATPNGESLHPSARAFLEAGQLFACMAETALMGLAGLDRHYSYGNISRRQVIDIAALADAHGLRLADYKSAHSV; translated from the coding sequence ATGTCCACCACCTCAGCGTTCACCGAGTTCGTACAGCCGCAGATGGGGCGAGTGTTCACCGCCCTGGGGCTGGACGTCGAGTACGAGCGGGCCGAGGGCAACACCCTCTACCACCGCGACGACCAGGGCGATCTGGTGCCGGTCCTGGACCTGATGGGCGGCTACGGCTCGCTGATCCTCGGCCACAACCACCCGGAGATCGTCGCCCACGCCAAGGGGCTGCTGGACCGGAACCGGGCCGTGCACGCCCAGTTCTCACTGCGCGGCGAGGCCGGCCGGCTCGGCGCCGCGCTCAGCGACGTCGTCCGCCGGGAGACCGGCATCAAGGAGCCGTACCTGGCCACCTTCGGCAACAGCGGCGCCGAGGCCGTCGAGGCGGCCGTCAAGCACGCCGAGCTGGTCCGGGTGACCAAGGCGGCGGCGCTGGCCGAGGAGACCGCGGCCCACCTGGAGGCGGCCCGGGACGCGGTCCGCCGCGGCGCGGCCACCGTCGACCCGGACGCCTACCAACTGCCGGCCCTCCAGGGGCAGGTCGCCCCGGCCGCCGGCATCGAGGGGCTGCTGGCCGCGATCGGCGCCCACAACGGGGCGGCGCTGGCCACCAAGCCGCTGTTCCTGGCCCTGGAGCGGTCCTTCCACGGCAAGCTCGTCGGCAGCGTCCAGCTCACCTACAACACCGGCTTCCGCGCCCCGTTCCAGAACCTCGGCACCCGGGTCCGCTTCGTCCCCATGGACCGGCCGGAGCTGCTGGACCGGATCGCCGAGGACGAGCGGGTGGTGCTGCTCGACACCGAGGTCGAGGACGGCCGGGTGCGGGTCGTGGAGCGGGACTTCCCCGCCATCACCGCCTTCATGGTCGAGCCGGTGCAGGGCGAGGGCGGCATCCACGCACTCACCGCCGAACAGGGCCGCGCCATCCGGCTGTTCTGCAACAAGGTCGGCACCGCACTGATCGTCGACGAGGTGCAGAGCGGCATGGGCCGCTGCGGCGCCTTCCTGGCCAGCTCGCTGATCGGGCTGCGCGGCGACTACTACACGCTGTCGAAGTCGCTGGGCGGCGGCGTGGCGAAGATCTCGGCGATGCTGGTCCGCCGGTCCCTGTACCAGGGCGAGTTCGACCTGATCCACAGCTCGACGTTCGCCATGGACGACTTCTCCTCGTCCGTCGCCCGCAAGGTCGTCGAGATGCTGGAGGCCGACGACGGGAAGGTGTACCGGCGGGTCGCCGAGCGCGGCGAGCGGCTGGTGGAGATGCTGGCCGACCTCAAGTCCGCCTATCCGGACGTCATCGAGGACATCCGCGGCAAGGGCCTGTTCGTCGGCGTCCAGCTGCGCGAGCAGGGCGAGGCCCGCTCCATGGTGCTGCGCGGCAGCGCCTACACCGGGGCGCTGGGCTATCTGCTCTCCGGCTATCTGCTGCGCCAGGAGCGGATCCGGATCGCGCCGACCGGCAGCGCCGGCAACGTGCTGCGCATCCAGCCGTCCGCGTTCCTCACCGACGAGGAGATCGAGCGGCTGCGCGGCGCGCTGGACCGGCTCTGCCGCATCCTGCGCTACGAGGACACCCTGCACCTGGTGCACCCCGCCAGCGACCGGACGATCCCCAAGCCGCGGGCCGAGATCCGCGACTTCCGCGGTGCGGTCGAGGGCTACGAGCAGGGCGCGCCGCGCCCGGTGACCGGCCCGGTCCGCAAGGTGGCGTTCGTCAACCACCTGATCACCCCGGCCCATCTGCGGCAGGTGGACCCGGCGCTGGCCGACCTGAGCGACGCCGCGCTGCGCTCGTTCGTGCTCGGCATGGACCCGGTGAAGAAGGCGGCGCCCTACCCGGGCGTGCGGATCGACTCGCCGCTGGGCAGCGCCGTGGAGTTCGCGCTGTACCCGCTGATGGTGGGCTCGGAGCAGATGGGCGGCTATCTGGCGTCCGGGGACGTCGCCGGGATCCGGGCGGACGTCGAGGAGCGGGTGCAGGCGGCCCGCGAGGACGGCTGCGAGGTCGCCGGGCTCGGCATGTACACCTCGATCGTCACCAACAACTGCACCTCGCTGAACGTCCCCGGCATCGCGCTGACCTCCGGCAACGCGCTGACCGTCGCGATGGGCGTACAGGCCATGGAGCGCGGCGCGCGGGACCGCGGCTTCGCGGTCGGCGACGCCACGCTCGCGGTGGTCGGCGCCGCCGGCAACATCGCCTCCGTCTACAGCCAGTTGTTCGCCGAGAAGCTCAGCCGGATCGTGCTGGTCGGCAGCCGCCGGGACGGCTCCGCGCGGCGGCTGCGGCACACCGTGCACGGCATCTACCAGGAGGCGTGGGCGCGGATCACGGAGGGCGGCGAACTGGCCGGCATCCCGGCCCGCCTGACCGAGGAACCGCTGATCGCCAAGTGGCTGGCCGACGGGGCGTCCGCCGAGGACCCGGACGACGCCGACCGCGGCCAGGAGATCGCCGCCTACCTGGAGGAGCGGTACGGCCAGGACCCGTTCCTGACCGTCACCCAGGACACCGACGCGCTGCACAAGGCGCAGCTGGTGCTGTGCGCCTCCAACAGCCCCGAACCGTTCCTGACCGGGGAGCACTTCGCGTCGGACGCGGTGGTCTGCGACATCGCGGTCCCCAACAACGCGGTGCCGGACCTGGCCGCGCAGCGGCCCGACCTGGCGTACATGCTCGGCGGCATCGTCGCCACGCCCAACGGCGAGAGCCTGCACCCCTCGGCGCGCGCCTTCCTGGAGGCCGGCCAGCTCTTCGCCTGCATGGCGGAGACCGCGCTGATGGGCCTGGCCGGCCTGGACCGGCACTACTCCTACGGGAACATCAGCCGCCGGCAGGTCATCGACATTGCCGCACTGGCCGACGCCCACGGGCTGCGGCTGGCCGACTACAAGAGCGCGCACTCCGTGTGA
- a CDS encoding SDR family NAD(P)-dependent oxidoreductase, whose product MSDMSELTTPVAAPVPGELAGRTAVVTGAAQGIGREVALLLAESGAARLVLLDRDAAQLDTVAKEVRDLGARATALVADLREREAVRGALRAALRAAGPLHILVNNAGVADENGPDDEETWLRVLEINLHGTFAVTATCLEHLVDKGRIVNVSSILGKAGKMRNTAYCASKHGLIGYTKGLALDLAARGITVNAVLPGWIDTPMLRREIAASAEEIGADPARMLRQARKSIPLRRLVEAREAAELIGFLASDRAAAITAQSLTVDGGYTRGM is encoded by the coding sequence ATGAGTGACATGAGTGAACTGACCACCCCCGTCGCGGCCCCGGTACCGGGTGAGCTGGCCGGCCGGACCGCGGTGGTCACCGGCGCCGCCCAGGGCATCGGCCGCGAAGTGGCCCTGCTGCTGGCCGAGTCCGGCGCCGCCCGGCTGGTCCTGCTCGACCGGGACGCCGCACAGCTGGACACCGTCGCCAAGGAGGTGCGCGACCTCGGCGCGCGGGCCACCGCGCTCGTCGCGGACCTGCGCGAACGGGAGGCGGTCCGCGGCGCCCTGCGCGCCGCGCTGCGCGCCGCCGGGCCGCTGCACATCCTCGTCAACAACGCCGGCGTCGCCGACGAGAACGGCCCGGACGACGAGGAGACCTGGCTGCGGGTGCTGGAGATCAACCTGCACGGCACCTTCGCGGTCACCGCCACCTGCCTGGAACACCTCGTCGACAAGGGCCGGATCGTCAACGTCTCGTCGATCCTCGGCAAGGCCGGCAAGATGCGGAACACCGCCTACTGCGCCTCCAAGCACGGCCTGATCGGGTACACCAAGGGCCTCGCCCTCGACCTCGCCGCCCGCGGCATCACCGTCAACGCCGTGCTGCCGGGCTGGATCGACACCCCGATGCTGCGCCGCGAGATCGCCGCCTCCGCCGAGGAGATCGGCGCCGACCCGGCACGGATGCTGCGCCAGGCGCGCAAGTCCATCCCGCTGCGGCGGCTGGTGGAGGCCCGGGAGGCCGCCGAGCTGATCGGCTTCCTGGCCTCCGACCGGGCGGCCGCGATCACGGCGCAGTCCCTGACCGTCGACGGGGGCTACACCCGTGGGATGTGA
- a CDS encoding thioesterase II family protein: MGCDGTALTLPRPRPAPAADPWLRRLRPGPAQPAAGAARVVCFPHAGGGAGAYRPLATAVAARAAGGRPYEVLAVQYPGRNDRIRESRVEDLRALAAGVHRAVAPLAGRPLILLGHSMGALVAYEVARLLERAGTGPAHLLVSSAWAPSRVRGGTVHLRDDEGLIEEIRRTRGTDPRLLDNPDVLAMALPVVRSDYRAVETYRDRAGPPLAAPVTALTGDDDPLVDVEDVAAWRQHTAGGFRLRVFPGGDHFYLSGHWAELADHLVTAPPRPVAAVAG; encoded by the coding sequence GTGGGATGTGACGGCACGGCGCTCACCCTGCCGCGGCCCCGGCCGGCCCCGGCCGCCGACCCCTGGCTGCGCCGGCTGCGCCCGGGGCCGGCGCAGCCCGCGGCCGGCGCCGCCCGGGTCGTCTGCTTCCCGCACGCGGGCGGCGGTGCCGGCGCCTACCGGCCGCTGGCCACCGCGGTGGCCGCGCGCGCCGCCGGCGGCCGCCCGTACGAGGTGCTGGCCGTCCAGTACCCGGGCCGGAACGACCGGATCCGGGAGTCCCGCGTCGAGGACCTGCGGGCGCTGGCGGCCGGTGTGCACCGGGCGGTGGCGCCGCTGGCCGGCCGCCCGCTGATCCTGCTGGGGCACAGCATGGGCGCCCTCGTGGCCTACGAGGTGGCCCGCCTCCTGGAGCGTGCTGGGACCGGCCCGGCGCATCTGCTCGTCTCCAGTGCCTGGGCGCCGTCCCGGGTGCGCGGCGGCACCGTCCACCTACGGGACGACGAGGGCCTGATAGAGGAGATCCGGCGGACCCGGGGCACCGACCCGCGGTTGCTGGACAACCCGGACGTGCTGGCCATGGCGCTGCCGGTGGTCCGCAGCGACTACCGGGCGGTGGAGACCTACCGGGACCGGGCCGGACCGCCGCTGGCCGCCCCCGTCACCGCGCTGACCGGCGACGACGACCCGCTGGTCGACGTCGAGGACGTGGCCGCCTGGCGGCAGCACACCGCCGGCGGCTTCCGGCTGCGGGTCTTCCCCGGCGGCGACCACTTCTATCTCTCCGGCCACTGGGCGGAGTTGGCCGACCACCTGGTCACGGCACCGCCGCGACCGGTGGCGGCGGTGGCCGGCTAG
- a CDS encoding type VI secretion protein: MQRGYDDEDAYGYGPGGGRGYGPGDGRGAGRPRGRGVPDALLVGLIGFLLGLTLVVWTATGLAGLFAHGGWPSGVTYGGTPMALRHLVAAPHDMAAAWPNTPKAELSGYGLFWGLFVGELLVLLVLGIFVLGTVARYRAVRAARRAQGGQRRRTGRGRAGAPGIPAGAEPQPGSVVAETAVGGTTAVPGAPPAAPQPTAPPVPAVPQTPAEPIVAAEPAVPAVPQGPFGAAAPAPAAAPTTSVPEPALPRVEFGPDRAAARAAALAVATAAPGPLVVATTDPALWAETKDARAKLGPVPVYDPTHRLDTPARLRWSPAAGCEEIGTAAARAVALLAPVRPAGALDSAVADAAQTLLRCWLHAAALDGRPFRQLHRWAHAAGGAQEPVRILRTHTKAAAGQAGELESVLTAHTERRELAKELVGRALTALSSVHIRDASNPLRSDALVLESFIAEGGTLYVVGESLENPRTDPGAMPLLTALLSHVVEHGRRMAERSSDGRLDPPLTLVLDDIAALAPLPALPGLLESGRARGLLTLATMRSREQARARWPQDFAPA; this comes from the coding sequence GTGCAGCGCGGGTACGACGACGAGGACGCGTACGGGTACGGCCCCGGGGGCGGTCGCGGGTACGGCCCCGGGGACGGCCGGGGCGCGGGCCGGCCCAGGGGCCGGGGCGTGCCCGACGCCCTGCTGGTGGGGCTGATCGGCTTTCTGCTGGGGCTGACGCTGGTGGTGTGGACGGCGACCGGGCTGGCCGGCCTGTTCGCACACGGCGGCTGGCCGTCGGGGGTGACGTACGGCGGTACGCCGATGGCGCTGCGGCATCTGGTCGCCGCGCCGCATGACATGGCGGCGGCCTGGCCGAACACCCCGAAGGCGGAGCTGTCGGGCTACGGGCTGTTCTGGGGGCTGTTCGTCGGCGAGTTGCTGGTGCTGCTGGTGCTGGGGATCTTCGTGCTGGGGACGGTCGCTCGGTACCGGGCCGTCCGGGCGGCCCGACGGGCGCAGGGCGGACAGCGCAGGCGGACCGGGCGGGGGCGGGCCGGCGCGCCGGGCATCCCCGCCGGTGCGGAGCCGCAGCCGGGGTCGGTCGTGGCCGAAACGGCCGTCGGGGGGACGACGGCCGTGCCGGGCGCTCCGCCGGCCGCGCCGCAGCCGACCGCCCCGCCGGTGCCCGCCGTTCCGCAGACGCCCGCCGAACCCATCGTGGCCGCCGAACCCGCAGTGCCGGCCGTCCCGCAGGGGCCGTTCGGGGCCGCGGCGCCCGCGCCCGCGGCCGCGCCGACGACCTCCGTCCCGGAACCCGCGCTCCCCCGCGTCGAGTTCGGCCCCGACCGGGCCGCCGCCCGGGCCGCGGCGCTGGCCGTCGCCACCGCCGCCCCCGGCCCGCTGGTCGTCGCCACCACCGACCCGGCGCTCTGGGCCGAGACCAAGGACGCCCGCGCCAAACTGGGCCCGGTGCCGGTCTACGACCCCACGCACCGCCTGGACACCCCGGCCCGGCTGCGCTGGTCGCCCGCCGCGGGCTGCGAGGAGATCGGCACCGCCGCCGCCCGGGCCGTGGCGCTGCTGGCGCCGGTCCGGCCGGCCGGCGCCCTGGACTCGGCCGTCGCGGACGCCGCACAGACCCTGCTGCGCTGCTGGCTGCACGCCGCCGCGCTGGACGGCCGCCCGTTCCGTCAGCTGCACCGCTGGGCGCACGCCGCGGGCGGCGCCCAGGAGCCGGTCCGCATCCTGCGCACCCACACCAAGGCGGCCGCCGGGCAGGCCGGGGAACTGGAGTCGGTGCTCACCGCGCACACCGAACGCCGTGAGCTGGCAAAGGAGTTGGTCGGACGGGCGCTGACCGCACTCTCCTCGGTCCATATCCGCGACGCCAGCAATCCGCTTCGATCGGATGCGCTCGTTCTCGAATCATTCATCGCCGAGGGGGGAACGCTGTACGTGGTGGGCGAGTCCCTTGAGAACCCGCGCACCGACCCGGGTGCGATGCCGCTGCTCACCGCACTCCTCTCGCACGTGGTCGAGCACGGCCGCCGCATGGCCGAACGGTCATCCGACGGTCGGCTCGACCCACCACTCACCCTCGTCCTGGACGACATCGCGGCGCTGGCCCCGCTGCCCGCGCTGCCGGGCCTGCTGGAGAGCGGCCGGGCGCGCGGGCTGCTGACGCTGGCCACGATGCGCTCCCGCGAGCAGGCCCGGGCCCGCTGGCCGCAGGACTTCGCACCGGCCTGA